The nucleotide sequence AACGATGTTATAGTGGGGGAGAGGATGGGGGTAGAGTCGTGCTCGAAGGACGACGTGGTGGTGTACCAGGGGCCGACGGCGCCGCTGCCGAACGGGATACCGACGTACACGGTGCAGGTACTGAACGTGTGCTCGACGGGGTGCGCGGTGGCGGACATCCATGTGAGCTGCGGGTGGTTCAGCTCGGCACGTCTTATCAACCCCCGGGTGTTCCGCCGGATCGGCTACGACAACTGCCTGGTCAACGACGGCGCCGTGCTCGGCCCCGGCCAGTCCCTCTCTTTCCAGTACGCCAACACCTACCCCTACCCGCTCTACGTCTCCTCCGTCTCCTGCACTTGATCCTGCTGTTTACCATGCATCATGCAtgcccttccttcttccttctcctcccttggagcttgctatatatatatatatatatgtgtctaTGTAGTTACTATAAAGATTGTGATGTGGTTAATTTATGGTTGCTGCGTTCCTGTCTTGTTAGCAGTGGTGCTAGTAGTAATAACCGAGCTGGAAGCGGATGTGCTTTGGTGGAGCAGTTCTTACTCTATGAACCAAGTATGGTATGATATGTATATGCATGCTAATGTCGTATAGCAACTAGTTTTATTTTCTGGATCGTTGTATGAAATAGTAATATATTTTTGGGCTTGTATTTGCATCGGAGATCTGGTTTGTGGTCGGAAGAGTGATGTGAATGATGTAGGTGTGAGTTACCGTGTGGAATTGGTGAGTATGGAGGGATGGTGTCTCCCTTCCCCCATCCCCCGGGGTGCTCTTTCTCAGTCTCGTTTCCTTTATTTTTGTCTTCCAGGAGATCTCTTGGCTGGGCTGAGTGCAACGTCTTATTGTTCGAAGGCACAATCGTATGGTATGGTTTTTGAAATTTTGGTTCAACACTTTAAGAACGATGTGGGCTGAGGTCTGCGCGAGCAAAGAGTCGTTGTGGTTTGGTTCGAgggttgtaaaaaaaaaaaaacgtgctTTGTTGTTCTAAATCTTCCTAGTGTAGATTTGGTGTTGCTACTTCTGGTTATAAAGGTAATGATAATGATTCTGCTGCCATGTCAAGATCAGGGTTTATTCAGATTTGAGAGAGTACCTTGTACACTTGCGAATTATTCTGCCCAACGCCCTTATTAACTATCCTCTCGTTTCCTGGTACGAGACTCAACTTCTTTTTACAAGAGAGCTGGTATATATGCAATGTTAGCTCTCATTCTATTAAACAAGCAAAAACTACATGATTGAATAACTAACAAAATGTCATAAGTTCGAAATATGCTATTATCTACCTGACCAAGCAAATTTGATTAATCATAATTCATACATAGTCACGGAGCAAGCTGATAGCTCTCAGCTGGGTAGTATCATGTTATCCAAGGGGGAGATTTCATGTTCAAACCTGAATGTGTTGTATAATATTCTCTATATTTTCAGAAAAAGAATGGCCCTCTATGTTTCTAGAACCTTAGGTTTCACTGTTTTGCAATGagcatcttttctttttttaattttaaaaaaaaaagaaaaaacgtgGAAGTATGACATGTCTGCATCGCCATATTTACATGCAGTTAGGTTTTCTAGTCAACAGGTGTAGAACAACAATCTGTAATATTTTTGACAGCTGCCTAACTCATCACCCCATCCTTTTATTGCAGTTGCAGACAATAAAACGCCGCTTCATATTTCCTTAAACAACACTTCGCTTCGAACATTGCAAGTCCATTATTTTTCTGGTTATACTTAACACCATCGTAAACTTGATCGATGCTTAATATGTACTTGGAAAAGGCTATATATAAATCCATCATCTCTTGGAAGACCTCCATGAAAGAAGCCGGCAGTCCCAGTGCCAGCAAGATGCCCTTTCCGTCCTCCCATGGGGAAGAAACAAGGCCACCTCCTCTTCGGGCAGATCAGCCAAACCGGACTGAACCGCTCCACCCCGCCTGAAGTGCGTGCTCCTGAACTCTAGCTGGCTCCATTCCGTCACCTGAAGCCCGGTCGGCTCGTAGTAATCGATAGCGGACCGGATGAACCTGTCGGTCGTATTTCGAATCGCGGTTTGGACCAGCTGGATCGCGAAGGAAATCGGCTGGTCCAGCAGCTCTACGGCCCGGCACAAGCAGCAAACTAGCACAATCCGGTTCCCAAAAAAGCCGGCCGAGAGGGGCGGCTCGAACTGTGTCCGTCCATCCACCGCCAACAAGAGTGGTCTTCTGATGGGGGCTCATGTTTAAGGCCCGGGTCATGGCCTGCCCATTGCCATTTGTTTCAGCCGGCCCAACTTGCTGGTGTCGTAGGTGAAGGATCGGTCTCGTCAAACTCGTAGTGGGGGATTTTGGGCTTGGCGGGCTATCGGGGCCCGTTGAATTGTCCGATGCAAGGGCGGCATGGAGAGCAGCATGCCGCGCGCGGTCTCAGCCCATGAGTGGAGGAATTCCACGGCTGAGAGCCCATCGACAAACCCACCACGCTCAAACCTTGTCACCTGAAATGActcaaaaaaagagaggatatGTATGATATGAATGCTTATCTGATAAAAACATGGGATAGCTGATGGGGCACTCATTTTCATCAACATGAGAACAACagaatttccaaaaaaaatgaataaatgagCGACGAGTATAGTATTTTGGAATGGGTCTTCAAAGCATTTTCCTTGCTCTTATTCATCAGCTATTGCAGTGCTAAATAGAGTAGCATAATGTCATTATTTTTTTCCATCACTTGGATAAAATCTTGCATATAATAGGAACAAGAAAGAAGATACTGAGTTGTAACATCTCTTTCGAAGATTTTAATGTTTATCAATGTCAAACCATGACTTACTAAGAGttgtataaatatttctttagaatCTAATAGATTGAATGTGATTTAAGATGAAGAGTGGATAGTCGGTGTACGTGAGGTCAAAATAAAGGTAGAGGTTTTATGTCTGCCGTGTCTCAACTTCTCAGAAGGTTAGCTCAAGAGTTGCACGAAACATCTCTTTTCTCGTAGGTTAGGTCAGAAAACTTATGAACTAAAGCTAAGAAACAAGCCCGTTCTCCGACGTGATGGCTTTTATTAAATGAATGCTCTTTGTTTGGACGAGGTACGAGACTCCAGCTTCCTACGTTTTTCTTGGGCTGTTCATTTGCCAATTTATGTAACCCACATGGATAGGTAACCAGCCTCTTCTtctgtggagagagagagagagagagtacccACAACCACAAGCCTATACGTACGTAGTATTATTATGACAATAAAGTTCTTTGTGCGGATACCTGAACCGTAAGGAGAGGTGTCTCCAAGAGGTTCTTAGCTCGAGGATCGATATAAACTAGCTTTCCGAGCTTCACAGTATCGGGAATGGAGATATTCCCCAAGACTTTCATCTCAAAGTCAGCCACCGCTTCAACAAACGGCACGCCATGACCATGTCCATCACACTTAACGATCAGCTTCCTGCAAAGGCGTAGAAATGGACCAGCACCTTAGCAAGAGCCTCCTCTATAATAACTTGGCCTGCATCGTCGCTGCTCCTCCTCTCCTTCGCCTTGAATAGGTGCACCGTCTTCATGATAACTGTAATGTTTTGGTCTAGGTTCGATAGGAAGTAGTACTCGTCTCAGGTTACCTCCATTATTGGCTTAATTAATACTGGCTCCGATCTCACTACAGTGATGGCGACTTCACCAGTCATTTACCTTGGCCATTTGTCTGTAGTTTGGAACatgtagaaagaaaggaagtaaGAAGCTTATATGTAACTCTTTGAAGTTGACGGATAGAAGAAGTGGATATAGGTCAAGGTTTCCATGGTTTTAGATGGCAACTTTTATAAGGCCATACGAGTTATGCATTTCAAGGGTCCTCAACTACGTACCTATCAATTAGTCTGCGAACGTCGCAGAATTTTTGGATGGTGACGAAAGTATTTAAATGTGGCAAGATTTGGTTGAGGGCTGCAAAATAATTGCACGGCCGCTAAAAATTTGGCATGTTTTCAGATTATAGGAATTTCCTACAACTGGGATTAACTCCTGGCAATTCAAAGTGGCAACAGGATACACACGGAAGCAATTAAGATGGTGTAATAGTATTGTAACGCTATGACCTATCTAGGTTGCTCCTAGGCCTCAACTCTTATAAATTTAACCAATTATGTCATGCATGTAATTTCAAAGTACTAGAATTTCTAGTTCTCTAAATTTACTCATGCAGTTCAAAACATTATGGATTGTCACAAGAGAGAAGAGTGCTTGTTCTTCTCTTTAAGAAGAAACAGTTGAAGCACACCACATTAGAATTCCAAGAGAAGAACACTTGGAAGGCAACGCCAACAATGTTCAAATCCAGAACCTTCTTTTACATGGAGGGTGCAGGAGATAACATTATGAACACGTTTGACACCATAATCGAGTAATACTTGGCAATGAGGATCTCCACAGGGAAAAGCTGAAATATGATACAGAAACGCGCGAGAGTTCCTCCATGCCTGTAATCATGCAAAAGAGTAGATACGAAGAATTGAAGAAATAATCTTCTTACTTCCCAATAGAAACAAGATAATTCCCTCAATCAATCAGAATTCGTAAGCCCTCTCTAGTCTTCGTCCCTTGCAAAGCCTTCTCGAGTCTTGGCTTCCAATGTGGCTCTGTTGCTTATAAAGTAGTGTTTGTGGAGTTGGTGAAGAGTCACCATTCCAAATTAAAGAAAGGCTTGGAGTGATATCGGAAGCAATCTATATCAATTTGAgacattgccgacgctttttaatggatataccgacgcttataagtgtcggtaattttattcccgacgctttttaaagCATCACAAAAGCGTCGACTATGTAGGTATTGAAAATCAAATTAGGCGTCGTAAATTCTTCTtttaacgatgctttaaagcaccGTAagagtttattttttaaaaaaatatttaatataaatttaaaactatgTTTACATTTTTCAAACACAAAACACAACAAAAGTCATATTGTCACAATCAAACAGAGTTTCGAACTATTTGTATTATCAAATATGATCAAATTTATGTTGTTAATTTACATTACAATATGCTTcgagaaatataaaaaaatatacatataaaactccTAAATAAATAGTCTAAAAGCGATCAGGGGTCGATggcattatcatcatcatcatctctacgagtaaaAGAAGTATTAGgaacctacaagaaaaagatagaaaCTTTAAAGttaaaatatgaaaatcattaaGCTCATATAAAAATACATGATAATTAtgcaaaatattcaaatagatgtAGTTATTTATCCAAAGAGGGACAAATCTATGCAAAATAGATGCAATCTGATCAAGTTGAGCCCTCAAAGATTATATCTTTGTTTAATAACTCTGTCTCATCTTCTCCATCTCTGTATAATAGCTCTGTATCCCTTAATAATTGAAGTAGCATAGTGAAAGACTTGCTAGATCattcattcaaatatttcaaatggaataaatgcacaagaaaaaaaatctttgaaaaatttttaCAACTCAAATGTAGTTCTTGATCATAATCTTTCACCTCTTGTGTTATCTTGTGCAAAATAGTCACAATTTATAAGAAACACAACTATGACAAAAGAGAAACTGTTTGTTACTCTTTGAATATAGAAATACATAAAAAACCTATACAGCTCTAAGTTTAAGGGGCCTCTCAAACAACCATCAATTGGATCGCCATCCTTCAAGGTATCTTCATTTGTCTTCAGAATTTTCGTTGATTAAGATCTTATTTACATATATTAATTGGTTACGTAAAGAGGATATCAAACTTTCTAGTCAGCGCTCGTGGAGTTAGCGAGGCAAATCGATGATTGGAGAGGCTAATGAATCAAAGGCAAAATAACATTTTAAGGAACCAGAGCATGCCGTGTGAGTTGGACcagaaaaggaaggagagtcATTATAATATGAAGTACATGAAGAATCTCTATACAGCCAACTTCACAACCAAATCTAATGGCACCCTGGGTAGGTCGTAGGTGAGTAGGCTGGAGGGAGGAAACCTCTAAGGCAGCTTCTTTCCTCGCTAAAAAGTTCTAAAAGGTGCAAGGACACCATTAATGGCTTAGACTACGATCTGAAATCAAAGCCTCGACTGTTGACTGTAGTTTTAACTAAGAAACCTGTCAATTAAGGTTCGGCAGTTCCATTAAGGTCCTTCCAATCTATCATTTCTATTGTGAATAACATTCCAGCGGTGGTAGTAGtaataataagaataataaaattgttttaacaataataaaatactTGTGCCAACTTTTATATATCaaattattttctgttttcatgTTGATAAGAATCATAAAATTGTTTTAATGATTATTGCTCTTAATGTTAGAGGATATGAAAGATATCAAcatgaaaatagaaaataatttgataTATAAAAGTTGGCACAAGAATTTTTGGTAGTCCATTAGAAAGCTAGAATATAAACATCTGGAAAATCCTGCCTACAATCTTTTTATGCATCATCTCATCACTTAAAAATTTTCGTAGTGTTCAGACATGaggttttcatttcttttttcaaCTTTTCAATTTACAAGCAACTTGTCACATAACTCAAAGCCAATGCTCATGAAAGTGAAACTTGAAGAATATTCTACTCCAAACATTTAACCAACATCACTATAATTATCTGATGTTTGATCTCTGCCTTGAGTAGAGATATCAGCCTTGtttatatttctttcttttctccacTGTAGTTGGAAGTCTTTGGCATAATTCATTATGCTTATATGAGCACACTCTACATCAATCTCTCCCAAGTCCTTACATCTATGCGATCCACTCTATCAGTAATTACCGCTGCAAGGACTTGTAGAGCACCACAGTGACGTACTTAGACAGAAACCTGCGTGTTGCACCAAGTGCCACCATGGGTTGACCACTCCTCCCTTTCTGAATGTAAAGGTGATTCAGCACTACATGCGGAGGTCTCGACAGAGAGGAGGGGCTCTCTATGTCGGCTGGTGCATTCAGAAGGGTAAGGTGCAGCTGTGGAGGGACAATTGGTGGTTCTTTGGCAAAATCCTCTGAACCAAGTGGCCAGTTGTTATAACTTGAGTCAGGTGACTGAGGTGGCTCAAAACCAGCAATACTTTCTATGTCCTCAGCGACAAATTCCTGCACCACAAGTTTGCAGTTTCTATGTAACTTCTGATGATGAAATCTTAACTTCTGTAACAGAAAGTGATGAGATATTGTTTAACAACGTTGTCATAGAGAAGAAAAGATGTTACTTTATATAACTAAAATATGCAATATATGATGCATGTTGTATGGAGATGGATCAACTACTGTGCAGAGCTTCAAAGTTGATCGAGAATGGTAACATTTATCAAATCTATTGCCGGTTGTCCACAAAGGTGAGTAGTTGGTTCATAAGCAAAGTTTCAATGTTGTCTAAACAAAATTTCAGCAAACCAAAAGAAATAACATTTAATAGAATAAAACTGCATAGATGCATTGGAGCATCATATAACATTTACCTCTTTCATATCCCCATTTCATCTCAAGCCCCCATGGCTCAAGCATCCCTAGCCAATGCATCTACAATAAAGGAGTGACCTATAGAACAATGGCTCATCTGACTAAAAAATGTTCAACTCATCCAGCCAAATAAGTAggaacttttattttttttttgtgctaacAAAGTGCAGCGACATGGAAAGAATACAGATTAGTTTACTGTATACTCGATAACAAGCATAACAACATGGTGGCCTCAATGCTCTATCAATGAAAGGCCTGCTCGGAAGCTGAAAGTGAAGAGATGGATCAGTTAATCCTTTGTAATCTTATTTAGATTTCTCCTGGTTCTGAAGGACCTTCAGAGAATAAATGACCCTGAAAGGGAGACCTTAGTTGATGGACTTGATGCTATGGCTTATACCATAACAGTTTATATTGACTAGCTTGTTTCAAGTTATGAACAGATATTTGAGCTACGCTCTATCGAGGGATTgagagatttttatttattgtgaTCAGAATAGTGGTGACAGTATCAATCTTGATGTGGCTGGTTAAAGGATACTTGATCTTAATCAATAATTGTTTAACATGTTTTGAGATCAGCAAATCTGATGTTGCAGTCCACATATATAATCTGCAGATTCTGTATTACACTCCAATAACTACTCGAGCAAAGGAGGACAAGGAATTAGCAAAAAACACAAAATAGGTCATGTTTGATCCATACATTTACATCTATTAGGTCAAGCAAAATCTTCGCTATTTGTGAAGAATGAAGTACGAAGTCTACTACAGGTGGCATTACCAAGAAAGAATATCATTTCTCCTGAACCAATTAAACCTTTTTCAGTTTTCAGTCCAAGAAAGCAACTATCAAGAGGAGCATATTGCACCCAAGCTAATTCCATGGGAGAATTGCTTGGAAAAAAGACAACAGAAACACAATACTACATCGGAGGTTCCGTATGAGTGATGATGaaaacctctctctctcatacacaCGCACGCTCGCGCATGCATGTGCACACACAGATTTATCGAAAGGATTACAAGAGTCATGTTGGAACCTGTCCCTTTGTAAGACAGCAAGCATAACCCAGAGACATATCAGTGACATGCATAAACCCACCTGCACATGCGTTAAAGAGAGACTGGTTGATATGCGAGAATATGGCTAGGATTCTATATTCCATAAAATTCATTTTAACAGCATAAAATCAGAATAAAATACACTAAAGTAATGGAT is from Phoenix dactylifera cultivar Barhee BC4 chromosome 6, palm_55x_up_171113_PBpolish2nd_filt_p, whole genome shotgun sequence and encodes:
- the LOC103707568 gene encoding LOW QUALITY PROTEIN: TPD1 protein homolog 1 (The sequence of the model RefSeq protein was modified relative to this genomic sequence to represent the inferred CDS: inserted 1 base in 1 codon), which produces MGWFPRFPEVRLLSAIMSLVLLFSILYFVDGNDAGGAMALVPEKNRSAGSTRKLFRIVGERMGVESCSKDDVVVYQGPTAPLPNGIPTYTVQVLNVCSTGCAVADIHVSCGWFSSARLINPRVFRRIGYDNCLVNDGAVLGPGQSLSFQYANTXPLPALRLLRLLHLILLGASSNNRAGSGCALVEQFLLYEPSMCRFGVATSGYKGNDNDSAAMSRSGFIQI